One part of the Chloroflexota bacterium genome encodes these proteins:
- a CDS encoding ATP-binding cassette domain-containing protein, producing MALISLREVTLSFGGPPLLDNINLQIERGERVCLLGRNGTGKSSLLRVVNGDLPPDRGAVWRAQDVRTAYMSQAVPFDLHGTVHDVIAQGLSADDAGDAWQREHQIAKVISQTGLTAMAESATLSAGLKRRVLLAQGLVRQPDLLLLDEPTNHLDIESIAWLEDFLRRYGGTMLFVTHDRMFLRRLATRIIELDRGQLSDWDCDYDTFLVRKQAALENEAVERALFDKKLAKEEVWIRQGIKARRTRNEGRVRELEQMRRARSERRERAGTVRMAAQDSERSGQLVVEAEDVSYAFGERPIIRGLTTTIMRGDKVGLIGPNGSGKTTLLRILLGELAPQSGTIRHGSRLNIAYYDQLRTQLDEDLSAYENIGQGRDHVVINGSPRHVISYLQEFLFEPERARLAVRVLSGGERNRLMLAWLFTRPANVLVLDEPTNDLDVETLELLEELLLDYEGTLLLVSHDRAFLNNVVTSVLALEGDGRVGEYAGGYDDWLRQRKAQSAPVEAVPARESRERPKLSAPRLTYKEQRAREAMRAELDALPQRIETLETEQHALAGALATADFYKQPAADIVRHNERVKALVDEIAAAYMRWEELEAALK from the coding sequence ATGGCTCTGATCTCTCTACGTGAAGTCACCCTCTCATTCGGCGGGCCGCCCCTGCTGGACAACATCAATCTGCAGATCGAGCGCGGCGAGCGCGTCTGCCTGCTCGGCCGCAACGGTACCGGCAAGTCGTCGCTGCTGCGCGTCGTCAACGGCGATCTGCCGCCCGATCGCGGCGCTGTCTGGCGCGCGCAGGACGTGCGCACGGCGTACATGTCCCAGGCTGTCCCGTTCGACCTGCACGGCACGGTGCACGATGTCATCGCGCAGGGACTCTCCGCCGACGACGCCGGTGATGCGTGGCAGCGCGAGCATCAGATCGCTAAAGTCATCTCGCAGACCGGGTTGACGGCAATGGCTGAAAGTGCCACGCTCTCGGCCGGGCTGAAGCGGCGCGTTCTGCTGGCGCAGGGCCTCGTGCGCCAGCCCGACCTGCTGCTGCTCGACGAACCGACCAACCACCTCGATATCGAGTCGATCGCCTGGCTGGAAGACTTCCTGCGCCGCTACGGCGGCACCATGCTCTTCGTCACGCACGACCGCATGTTCCTGCGCCGCCTCGCCACGCGCATCATCGAGCTTGATCGCGGCCAGTTGTCGGACTGGGACTGCGACTACGACACGTTCCTCGTGCGCAAGCAGGCCGCGCTGGAAAACGAAGCGGTCGAGCGCGCGCTGTTCGACAAGAAGCTGGCCAAAGAAGAGGTCTGGATTCGCCAGGGCATCAAGGCCCGGCGTACCCGCAACGAGGGGCGCGTGCGCGAATTGGAGCAGATGCGCCGCGCTCGCAGTGAGCGCCGCGAGCGGGCTGGCACGGTGCGCATGGCCGCGCAGGACAGCGAGCGGTCGGGTCAACTGGTCGTCGAGGCGGAGGACGTCAGCTACGCCTTCGGCGAACGGCCGATCATCCGCGGGCTGACCACCACGATCATGCGCGGCGACAAAGTCGGCCTGATCGGTCCCAACGGCTCCGGCAAGACGACGCTGCTGCGCATCCTGCTCGGCGAGTTGGCGCCACAGTCCGGCACGATCCGGCACGGTTCGCGCCTGAACATCGCGTATTACGATCAACTGCGGACGCAGTTAGACGAGGACCTTTCGGCCTACGAGAATATCGGGCAGGGCCGCGACCACGTCGTCATCAACGGCTCGCCGCGCCACGTGATCAGTTACCTGCAGGAGTTCCTGTTCGAGCCGGAGCGCGCGCGCCTCGCCGTGCGGGTGCTCTCCGGCGGCGAGCGCAATCGCCTGATGCTGGCCTGGCTGTTCACGCGCCCGGCCAACGTGCTGGTGCTCGACGAGCCGACCAACGACCTCGACGTCGAGACGCTCGAACTGCTCGAAGAGTTGTTGCTCGATTACGAAGGCACGCTGCTGCTGGTCAGCCACGACCGCGCGTTCCTGAATAACGTTGTCACGAGCGTGCTGGCGCTGGAAGGCGACGGCCGCGTCGGCGAGTATGCGGGCGGCTACGATGACTGGCTGCGCCAGCGCAAGGCGCAGAGCGCGCCGGTTGAGGCCGTACCAGCGCGCGAGAGCCGCGAGCGCCCGAAGCTGTCCGCCCCGCGACTGACGTACAAAGAGCAGCGCGCCCGCGAGGCGATGCGCGCCGAACTGGACGCCCTGCCGCAGCGGATCGAGACGCTCGAAACGGAGCAGCATGCACTCGCCGGCGCCCTGGCCACGGCCGACTTCTACAAGCAGCCTGCTGCCGACATCGTGCGCCACAACGAGCGGGTCAAAGCGTTGGTGGACGAGATCGCGGCGGCCTACATGCGCTGGGAAGAACTGGAAGCGGCGCTCAAATAG
- a CDS encoding alpha/beta hydrolase translates to MTEHLEGKLSGTAGQLYWRAWRPESPRALVVMMHGFAEHIGRYAHVAEFLTARGYAFYGLDHIGHGQSHGQRGHVHDFGDYLKDLHAFSKLAQSKEPGLPAFLLGHSQGGLMALAYGLTGPSDLRGIIASGAALRLSMPVPAWQLHASRILSRVAPTFSMPSGINSDHLTHDPEVIARYAKGGDPLVFHVASARWAMEFFRAQAETLAGAARFTAPLLMLHGGDDRIASIDAAREFFAAAASRDKTMHVYDGFYHEIFNEIGKEQVLADVAAWLDARV, encoded by the coding sequence ATGACCGAGCACCTGGAAGGCAAACTGAGCGGCACGGCCGGACAGTTGTACTGGCGCGCCTGGCGGCCGGAGTCGCCGCGCGCGCTGGTTGTGATGATGCACGGTTTCGCCGAGCATATCGGACGCTACGCGCACGTCGCCGAATTCCTGACGGCGCGCGGCTATGCTTTCTACGGGCTGGACCACATCGGCCACGGCCAGTCGCACGGCCAGCGCGGCCACGTGCACGACTTTGGCGATTACTTGAAAGACCTGCACGCCTTCAGCAAGTTGGCGCAGTCGAAGGAGCCGGGCCTGCCGGCCTTCTTGCTCGGCCACAGCCAAGGCGGCCTGATGGCGCTGGCCTATGGCCTGACCGGCCCGTCCGATCTGCGCGGCATCATCGCCAGCGGTGCGGCGTTGCGCCTCTCGATGCCGGTGCCAGCCTGGCAACTGCATGCATCGCGCATCCTCTCGCGGGTCGCTCCGACGTTCAGCATGCCGAGCGGCATCAACAGCGACCACCTGACGCACGACCCAGAGGTCATCGCGCGCTACGCAAAGGGCGGCGACCCGCTGGTGTTCCACGTCGCGTCGGCGCGCTGGGCGATGGAGTTCTTCCGCGCGCAGGCCGAGACGCTGGCGGGCGCGGCCCGCTTCACCGCCCCGCTGCTGATGCTGCACGGCGGCGATGACCGCATCGCCAGCATCGACGCCGCGCGCGAGTTCTTCGCGGCCGCCGCTTCGCGCGACAAGACGATGCACGTCTACGACGGCTTCTACCACGAGATCTTCAACGAGATTGGCAAGGAGCAGGTGCTGGCCGACGTCGCCGCCTGGTTGGACGCGCGCGTGTAG
- a CDS encoding MFS transporter yields MERPPTTRLAQTEPNALALSPARREHIYRRNFIAFLSDNILFNLAMGIIGETTVIPDFVRHLTDSEIVIGLSGTLLAIGQTLPQLLVARIIVRQTRKKWWLVGPNIPARSMMLIFTAIMLWAGRERTELILPAFFICFGLAAFGDGLIGVPWAELSGSSLDNRWRARVLGLTTAVTSVLMLGIAPLIGVVLGDGGPGFPDNYTILFGAAGALLVLSILPGVFLHELSAGAPHADAPAAGAFVSGLVRALRDDAPFRAFIITRLLISLFMMAAPFYVGYATVQLGQASEVAVPLLLAMQTVGSLAGALAYTGLGARSNLLAIRLAVGGLALVPASALLAGSVGAPALYVGFMLSGAATSTWFSSYLNWIVGYADPAERPLYVGLSNTLTALISFIAPLIGGTIAQSLGYRPLFVLSLLMALGALFVTLRFLRDKPRVARVIAAAH; encoded by the coding sequence ATGGAACGCCCCCCAACAACCAGGCTTGCCCAGACCGAACCCAATGCGCTTGCGCTGTCGCCGGCGCGACGCGAACACATCTATCGGCGCAACTTCATCGCTTTCCTCAGCGATAACATTCTGTTCAACCTCGCCATGGGCATCATCGGCGAGACGACCGTGATCCCGGACTTTGTGCGCCACCTCACCGACTCGGAGATCGTGATCGGGCTATCCGGCACACTGCTGGCCATCGGCCAGACGCTGCCGCAACTGCTGGTCGCTCGCATTATCGTTCGCCAGACGCGCAAGAAGTGGTGGTTGGTCGGTCCCAATATTCCCGCCCGATCGATGATGTTGATCTTCACGGCAATCATGCTGTGGGCCGGCCGGGAGCGCACGGAGTTGATCCTCCCGGCCTTTTTCATCTGTTTTGGCCTGGCAGCCTTCGGCGATGGGCTGATCGGTGTTCCGTGGGCCGAACTGTCCGGCAGCAGCCTGGATAACCGCTGGCGGGCGCGCGTGCTCGGCCTGACGACCGCCGTCACGAGTGTGCTGATGCTCGGCATCGCGCCGCTGATCGGGGTCGTTCTGGGCGATGGAGGGCCGGGGTTCCCCGACAACTACACCATCCTGTTCGGCGCGGCGGGGGCGTTGCTCGTCCTCTCAATTCTGCCGGGCGTCTTCCTTCACGAACTCTCCGCCGGCGCTCCGCACGCGGATGCGCCGGCTGCAGGCGCCTTCGTGTCCGGGCTGGTTCGCGCGCTGCGCGATGACGCGCCGTTCCGGGCGTTCATCATCACGCGTCTGCTCATCAGCCTGTTCATGATGGCGGCCCCGTTCTACGTCGGCTACGCGACGGTGCAGTTGGGGCAAGCGAGCGAGGTGGCTGTGCCGCTGCTGCTGGCGATGCAGACCGTCGGCAGTCTGGCCGGTGCGCTGGCGTACACCGGACTGGGCGCGCGCAGTAACCTGTTGGCGATCCGGCTGGCGGTCGGCGGTCTGGCACTGGTGCCCGCCAGCGCGCTGCTGGCCGGAAGCGTCGGGGCGCCGGCGTTATACGTCGGCTTCATGCTATCGGGCGCGGCGACCAGCACCTGGTTCTCCAGCTATCTGAACTGGATCGTGGGCTACGCCGATCCCGCCGAGCGCCCGCTCTACGTCGGCCTGTCCAACACGTTGACCGCTTTGATCTCGTTTATCGCGCCGCTGATCGGCGGCACGATTGCGCAAAGCCTCGGCTATCGCCCGCTGTTCGTGCTGTCGCTGCTGATGGCGCTCGGCGCGCTGTTCGTGACGCTGCGCTTCCTGCGCGACAAACCGCGCGTGGCGCGCGTGATTGCCGCCGCCCATTGA
- a CDS encoding chromate transporter, protein MDWLLFFWLVLKAYLFSTGGFGPLPSLHADLIDLGWATEKQFTEALAVGQLSPGPNGLWVVSLSYLVGGGLGALLATIAMLLPPLFVLLVQRGHARIANHPATHGLLDGVVLVIGGIGVVILADLLRTDGLDVARLAIVAVSAALAIARRVPVNAILLLAALAGLVLYWR, encoded by the coding sequence ATGGACTGGCTGCTGTTCTTTTGGCTGGTGCTGAAGGCGTACCTGTTCTCGACCGGCGGCTTCGGGCCGCTGCCCAGCCTGCACGCCGACCTGATCGACCTCGGCTGGGCCACGGAGAAGCAGTTCACCGAGGCGCTGGCGGTCGGCCAACTCAGCCCCGGCCCCAATGGCCTGTGGGTCGTCAGCCTCAGCTATCTGGTGGGGGGCGGCCTCGGCGCGCTGCTGGCGACTATCGCGATGCTGCTGCCGCCGCTATTCGTTCTGCTGGTGCAGCGCGGCCACGCGCGCATCGCCAACCATCCGGCGACGCACGGACTGCTCGACGGCGTGGTGCTCGTCATCGGCGGCATCGGCGTGGTGATTCTGGCCGACCTGCTGCGCACCGACGGCCTCGACGTCGCGCGCCTGGCGATTGTCGCCGTGAGCGCGGCGCTCGCTATCGCGCGGCGCGTGCCGGTCAACGCGATCCTGCTGCTGGCCGCGCTGGCCGGGCTGGTGCTCTACTGGCGCTAA
- a CDS encoding chromate transporter, translating to MPTPNDSPSLAPAPTHARLFLTWLRIGATSYGGGAIVQYLIQENFIHKHRWLSAEEYARILAMCQITPGLTLIAISITIGKRLGGWPGIVVSLAGLVLPSAAITVAMTAVYSSVRELPPVQAALRTVFAAIVGVSLATSWRNIRPILAGNRKRGPGMLLVALGILAGSAAVFRLFNPPVIWLYLLGGLCGAAAYAWSARRAGGA from the coding sequence ATGCCGACGCCCAATGATTCTCCGAGCCTCGCGCCCGCGCCGACCCACGCGCGGCTGTTCCTGACCTGGCTGCGCATCGGCGCCACATCGTACGGCGGCGGGGCGATCGTGCAGTATCTGATCCAGGAAAACTTCATACACAAGCATCGCTGGCTGAGCGCCGAGGAGTATGCACGCATCCTGGCGATGTGCCAGATCACCCCCGGCCTCACGCTGATCGCCATCTCGATCACGATCGGCAAGCGGCTGGGCGGCTGGCCTGGCATTGTGGTTTCACTGGCCGGGCTGGTGCTGCCCAGCGCGGCGATCACGGTGGCGATGACGGCAGTCTATTCGAGCGTGCGCGAACTGCCGCCGGTGCAGGCGGCGCTGCGCACGGTCTTCGCGGCGATCGTTGGCGTCAGCCTGGCGACGAGCTGGCGCAATATCCGGCCGATCCTGGCCGGCAACCGCAAACGCGGGCCGGGCATGCTGCTGGTCGCGCTCGGCATTCTGGCGGGCAGTGCAGCGGTCTTCCGGCTGTTCAATCCGCCGGTCATCTGGCTGTATCTGCTGGGCGGCCTGTGCGGCGCGGCGGCGTACGCCTGGTCCGCGCGGCGCGCGGGGGGCGCATAA
- a CDS encoding CHAT domain-containing protein, whose amino-acid sequence MDDLTLHIGGAADPRFVSLADAAGRALAARAVALDPAALRRAAATAGFGVLLSGALFDDALRDALAAHTPAHVRLDVAAEARDLESLRWECLVRRAGALDVPLAAHPATPFSRLFDAGAVYARAPQAGWPLRVVAAISNPVNLEAEGLAPLDAEAEWTELQRAFAPLRGLAVLERVPAPVSLDAVLQALEAGPAILHFIGHGLYDDAQGRAMLALENGATRALELVDDGAWQRRLAALAVAPRLIVLAACESAARVREGALTGMAPAFVRAGAGAVVAMHDRIGMDAARALVFHFYRRLATHGEIDRALNEARSYLLDTTVRSWSMPTLYLRRGAERVFAAPPESLEAPPAAEGETLILIAEFQGDVNAAFEVRLRDRLQKQIAANAIGAARVVYLQHNAFGPDADDRVAQLAARYAASLVVWGWYDLGGGGFQARFTATDALTQFRAHDLQAVAAGSAVGGDLVTPQDLAVFVQRTLPARVDFFVFFALGVLRYWAQDYDAAFAALTNAIDAAANFVPPPSGLSDAYFYRGNINAFHRQARAEAIADYTAALRAGQPPVVVKSAVPPVRGANVALASAAFNLGQAFRAQAEQRRLTGDANGAGDSYKQALDAYGDALMHDPRNAPTLEMRGLTHWELGNAAAAGADYRAALALAPSAEVHNKLAIALAAQGDMPGAQAAFDAAVLRAPERADYRYNRALLARRQGRATTEAGDLAAYLRLAHNPADRSAVRARLTELGWTDDS is encoded by the coding sequence ATGGACGACCTGACGCTCCACATCGGCGGCGCAGCCGACCCGCGCTTCGTATCGCTGGCAGACGCGGCCGGACGTGCGCTGGCGGCACGCGCGGTCGCGCTGGATCCAGCAGCCCTGCGGCGCGCGGCCGCCACGGCCGGGTTCGGCGTGTTGTTGAGCGGTGCGCTGTTCGACGACGCCCTGCGCGATGCCCTGGCCGCGCACACGCCGGCGCACGTGCGGCTCGACGTAGCGGCGGAGGCGCGTGACCTTGAATCGCTTCGCTGGGAATGTCTCGTGCGGCGGGCCGGCGCGCTCGACGTGCCGCTGGCGGCGCACCCGGCGACGCCGTTCTCGCGCCTGTTCGACGCCGGCGCGGTCTATGCGCGCGCCCCCCAGGCGGGCTGGCCGCTGCGCGTCGTCGCCGCGATCAGCAACCCCGTCAACCTCGAGGCCGAAGGGCTCGCGCCGCTGGACGCCGAGGCCGAGTGGACCGAATTGCAGCGCGCATTCGCGCCCCTGCGCGGGCTGGCGGTGCTCGAGCGGGTGCCCGCGCCGGTCAGCCTCGATGCCGTGTTGCAGGCGCTGGAGGCGGGGCCGGCGATCCTGCACTTCATCGGGCACGGCCTGTACGATGACGCGCAGGGCCGCGCGATGCTGGCGCTCGAGAACGGCGCAACGCGCGCGCTTGAACTGGTAGACGACGGCGCGTGGCAACGGCGGCTCGCCGCGCTGGCCGTCGCGCCACGGCTGATCGTGCTGGCGGCGTGCGAAAGCGCAGCGCGCGTGCGTGAGGGTGCGCTGACCGGCATGGCGCCCGCGTTCGTACGGGCCGGGGCCGGCGCGGTCGTCGCGATGCACGACCGCATCGGCATGGACGCGGCCCGCGCGCTCGTTTTCCATTTCTACCGCCGCCTCGCCACGCACGGCGAGATCGACCGCGCGCTCAACGAAGCGCGCAGCTATCTGCTCGACACGACCGTGCGCAGCTGGTCCATGCCGACGCTCTATCTGCGTCGCGGGGCCGAACGGGTATTCGCCGCGCCGCCCGAATCGCTGGAGGCGCCGCCCGCCGCCGAAGGCGAAACGCTCATCCTGATCGCAGAGTTCCAGGGCGACGTCAACGCGGCGTTCGAGGTGCGCCTGCGCGACCGGCTGCAGAAGCAGATCGCGGCCAACGCGATCGGTGCGGCGCGCGTCGTCTACCTGCAGCACAACGCATTCGGCCCCGATGCCGACGACCGCGTGGCGCAACTGGCGGCGCGCTATGCCGCGTCGCTGGTCGTGTGGGGCTGGTATGATCTGGGCGGCGGCGGCTTCCAGGCGCGCTTCACCGCGACCGACGCGCTAACCCAGTTCCGCGCCCACGACCTGCAAGCGGTTGCGGCCGGCTCGGCGGTCGGGGGCGATCTGGTCACGCCGCAGGACCTGGCGGTCTTCGTCCAACGTACCCTGCCCGCGCGCGTGGACTTCTTCGTGTTCTTCGCGCTCGGCGTGCTGCGTTACTGGGCGCAGGACTACGACGCCGCCTTCGCTGCGCTGACCAACGCAATCGACGCAGCGGCGAACTTCGTGCCGCCGCCATCCGGCCTCTCCGACGCGTATTTCTATCGGGGCAACATCAACGCGTTCCACCGGCAGGCGCGCGCGGAGGCGATCGCCGACTACACGGCGGCCCTGCGCGCCGGTCAGCCGCCGGTGGTCGTGAAATCTGCCGTGCCGCCGGTGCGCGGCGCGAATGTGGCGCTGGCATCCGCCGCCTTCAATCTCGGGCAGGCCTTTCGCGCGCAGGCGGAACAGCGCCGCCTGACCGGTGACGCGAATGGCGCCGGCGATTCGTACAAGCAGGCGCTCGACGCCTACGGCGATGCGCTGATGCATGACCCGCGCAATGCGCCGACGCTCGAGATGCGCGGACTGACGCATTGGGAACTTGGGAATGCCGCCGCCGCTGGCGCCGACTACCGCGCCGCGCTGGCGCTCGCACCGAGCGCCGAAGTCCACAACAAACTGGCCATCGCCCTGGCGGCGCAAGGCGATATGCCCGGCGCGCAGGCGGCGTTTGACGCGGCGGTGCTCCGCGCGCCCGAGCGCGCCGATTACCGTTACAACCGCGCCCTGCTGGCGCGGCGACAAGGACGAGCGACCACTGAGGCGGGCGATCTGGCGGCATATTTGCGGCTGGCGCACAACCCCGCCGACCGCAGTGCGGTGCGTGCGCGACTGACGGAATTGGGTTGGACGGACGACAGCTAG
- a CDS encoding CHAT domain-containing protein, with product MSTAVADLELTVRRMGDAHTVELRFTLPDSDAEVRPASGTARFDLPALRALARAPDAYGRALTKALFDDGRVHSAFTAMRAAAEAQGADLRVHLAVDASAPELHLLRWETLRDPDRDAPLATSERTLLSRYLASADWRPVKARALADLRALVVIANPAGLPADLPAIDAPAELAGVQRALGDGPDSPAASNPIAVTPLAGPATIDAITAELRNGYDILYLVCHGALVDGQSLLYLADASGHAVPAAGDDLVRRIGDLGTPPRLVVLASCQSAQMTLDDEGALAALGPRLAESGVPAVVAMQGNVSMDSMAAFMPVFFSELRRDGLLDRALAAARGAVRDRADWWMPALFMRLKSGRLWYVPGLAVGANQSMDERWEALLARIGEGRCTPLLGPGLHESLFGSTRDIARRWAEQYHFPLEPHAREDLPQVAQYLATSKSDAEFPARKLSETIRAELWSRFGARLPATPTMPSLDELLTAVGALRRREIETEPHRLLAALPFPVYLTTNPDHMLADALGEVDPARAPQVRSCRWRDEHDPEDPLFAKALVYPPSREHPLVYHLFGQMQAPDSLVLTEDDYFDYLIGVTRHAADIPNRVLSALTNTALVFVGFRLDDWIFRVLFRSIAALEGGAGRHARFPHVAVQVDPEESRLLEPDRARRYLESYFGHESITIYWGSAEDFTADLYGRWLRAQLPAPAPAGDRIVTDDQWVSIDGTRLARRRAGPPEGRPREPGPQ from the coding sequence ATGAGCACAGCGGTCGCCGATCTTGAGCTGACGGTGCGCCGCATGGGCGACGCGCACACGGTCGAACTGCGCTTCACGCTGCCCGACAGCGACGCCGAGGTCCGCCCGGCCAGCGGCACGGCGCGGTTCGACCTGCCCGCCTTGCGCGCCCTCGCGCGCGCGCCCGACGCGTATGGACGCGCGCTGACCAAAGCGCTGTTTGACGACGGCCGCGTGCACAGCGCGTTCACGGCGATGCGCGCCGCCGCCGAGGCGCAAGGGGCCGATTTGCGGGTACATCTGGCTGTCGACGCCAGCGCGCCCGAATTGCACCTCCTCCGCTGGGAGACCCTGCGCGACCCCGACCGTGATGCGCCGCTGGCCACCAGCGAGCGCACGCTCCTGTCGCGCTATCTCGCCAGCGCGGACTGGCGGCCGGTCAAGGCGCGCGCCCTGGCCGATCTGCGCGCCCTGGTCGTCATCGCCAATCCCGCCGGCTTGCCGGCCGACTTGCCGGCGATCGACGCGCCCGCTGAACTGGCCGGCGTGCAGCGTGCGCTCGGCGACGGTCCCGACAGCCCGGCCGCTTCCAATCCGATCGCCGTGACGCCGCTAGCGGGACCGGCGACGATCGACGCGATCACGGCGGAACTACGCAACGGCTACGATATCCTCTATCTCGTCTGCCACGGCGCACTCGTGGACGGGCAATCGCTGCTTTATTTGGCGGACGCCAGCGGACACGCCGTGCCTGCCGCGGGCGACGATCTGGTCCGGCGCATCGGGGATCTGGGAACGCCGCCGCGGCTCGTCGTGCTGGCGTCGTGCCAGAGCGCGCAGATGACGCTCGACGACGAGGGTGCGCTGGCTGCACTGGGGCCGCGCCTCGCGGAGAGCGGCGTACCGGCCGTGGTTGCCATGCAGGGCAATGTCAGCATGGACAGCATGGCCGCGTTCATGCCGGTCTTTTTCAGCGAACTGCGGCGCGACGGCTTGCTTGACCGCGCGCTGGCCGCCGCGCGCGGCGCCGTGCGCGACCGCGCCGACTGGTGGATGCCCGCGCTGTTCATGCGACTCAAGAGCGGGCGGCTGTGGTACGTGCCGGGTCTGGCCGTCGGCGCCAACCAGTCGATGGATGAACGCTGGGAAGCGCTGCTCGCGCGGATCGGCGAAGGACGCTGCACACCGCTGCTCGGCCCGGGCCTGCACGAATCGCTCTTCGGCTCGACGCGCGACATCGCGCGCCGCTGGGCGGAGCAGTACCACTTTCCGCTGGAGCCGCACGCGCGCGAGGACCTGCCACAGGTCGCGCAGTATCTCGCGACCAGCAAGAGCGACGCCGAGTTTCCGGCGCGCAAGCTATCCGAGACCATCCGCGCCGAGTTGTGGTCGCGCTTCGGCGCGCGACTGCCCGCCACGCCGACGATGCCGTCGCTCGACGAACTGCTCACGGCGGTGGGCGCGCTTCGGCGGCGCGAAATCGAAACCGAGCCGCACCGGCTGCTGGCCGCGCTGCCATTCCCCGTGTACCTGACGACCAACCCCGACCACATGCTCGCCGATGCGCTTGGCGAGGTCGATCCGGCCCGCGCGCCGCAGGTCCGCAGTTGCCGCTGGCGCGACGAGCACGACCCCGAGGATCCGCTGTTCGCCAAGGCGCTGGTCTACCCGCCGAGCCGTGAGCACCCGCTCGTCTATCATCTGTTCGGGCAGATGCAGGCGCCCGACTCGCTGGTGCTGACCGAGGACGACTATTTCGACTACTTGATTGGCGTGACGCGCCACGCGGCCGACATCCCCAACCGCGTCTTGAGCGCGCTGACCAACACGGCCCTCGTGTTCGTCGGCTTCCGGCTCGACGACTGGATCTTTCGCGTGCTGTTCCGCAGCATTGCCGCGCTGGAAGGCGGCGCCGGGCGACACGCGCGCTTCCCGCACGTTGCCGTGCAGGTGGACCCCGAGGAAAGCCGCCTCCTGGAGCCGGACCGCGCGCGGCGTTACCTCGAATCGTACTTCGGACACGAGAGCATCACCATCTACTGGGGCAGCGCCGAGGATTTCACGGCCGATCTGTACGGCCGCTGGCTGCGCGCGCAACTGCCGGCGCCGGCGCCGGCGGGCGATCGCATCGTGACGGACGACCAGTGGGTCTCGATTGACGGCACGCGGCTCGCCCGGCGACGGGCCGGGCCGCCAGAAGGACGTCCACGCGAACCGGGGCCGCAATGA